One genomic segment of Lysobacter sp. 5GHs7-4 includes these proteins:
- a CDS encoding helix-turn-helix domain-containing protein — MDSLIAAAGRALSTGDALGALKRVALREDPPALALRGIAMAQLGEYPRARELLRRAARGFGAREELARARCLVAEAEVALAMRELGDAPRKLADAAAALDARGDRFNAWQARLIAVRRLLLLGRIDAAASALAGLDGQALPPTLAAVAELAAAEVALRSLRTVQARAALMRAQAAAERARVPALLAEVADAHAVLDRAAARRVHAGHEQPLRLDEVEALLASGALVVDACRRGLRTADAWLPLARRPLLFALLCALAQGWPGDVERNALIARVFRTRRPDETHRARLRVEIGRLRALVAPLAAIEASAGGFALVPRDGREVAVLMPPIDSEQASLQALLADGAAWSTSALALALGDSQRTVQRALAELEAAGQARSIGRARAQRWLAPPLIGFTTILLLPAALPPE, encoded by the coding sequence ATGGACTCCCTGATCGCCGCCGCCGGGCGTGCGTTGTCGACGGGCGACGCGCTCGGCGCCCTCAAGCGTGTCGCCTTGCGCGAAGACCCGCCGGCGTTGGCGCTGCGCGGCATCGCGATGGCGCAGTTGGGCGAGTACCCACGCGCCCGCGAGCTGCTGCGCCGCGCCGCGCGCGGCTTCGGCGCACGCGAGGAACTGGCGCGCGCGCGTTGCCTGGTCGCCGAGGCCGAGGTCGCGCTGGCGATGCGCGAACTGGGCGACGCGCCGCGCAAACTCGCCGACGCCGCGGCCGCGCTGGACGCGCGCGGCGATCGGTTCAATGCCTGGCAGGCGCGCCTGATCGCGGTGCGCCGCCTGTTGCTGCTGGGCCGCATCGATGCGGCCGCCTCCGCGTTGGCCGGGCTCGACGGGCAGGCGCTGCCGCCGACGCTGGCGGCGGTGGCCGAACTCGCCGCGGCCGAAGTGGCCCTGCGCTCGCTGCGCACCGTGCAGGCGCGTGCGGCGCTGATGCGCGCGCAAGCCGCGGCCGAACGCGCGCGCGTGCCGGCCTTGCTGGCCGAAGTGGCGGACGCGCATGCCGTGCTGGATCGCGCCGCGGCGCGCCGCGTGCATGCCGGCCACGAGCAGCCGTTGCGCTTGGACGAAGTCGAGGCCTTGCTCGCGTCCGGCGCACTGGTAGTCGATGCCTGCCGGCGCGGCCTGCGCACCGCCGACGCATGGTTGCCGCTGGCACGAAGGCCGCTGCTGTTCGCGCTGCTGTGCGCGCTGGCGCAGGGTTGGCCCGGCGACGTCGAACGCAATGCGCTGATCGCGCGCGTATTCCGCACCCGTCGTCCGGACGAGACCCACCGCGCGCGGCTGCGGGTCGAGATCGGCCGCCTGCGCGCGCTGGTCGCGCCGCTGGCGGCGATTGAAGCCAGCGCCGGCGGTTTCGCGCTGGTCCCGCGCGACGGCCGCGAGGTCGCGGTGCTGATGCCGCCCATCGACAGCGAACAGGCCTCGCTGCAGGCCTTGCTGGCCGACGGCGCGGCCTGGTCGACCTCGGCCCTGGCGCTGGCGCTGGGCGACAGCCAGCGCACCGTCCAGCGCGCCCTGGCCGAGCTGGAAGCGGCGGGGCAGGCGCGCTCGATCGGCCGCGCCCGCGCGCAACGCTGGCTGGCGCCGCCGC